The Clostridiaceae bacterium HFYG-1003 genome includes a window with the following:
- a CDS encoding IS630 family transposase, giving the protein MNNDLKTQAVRLSPEEQYQIRKNIIRLSEKGKTNEEIAEILDVSLRHVQNTKKQYKEGGIAGIKPQKRGRREGAKRTLTPAQEKEIQQILVDKTPDQLKFKDCMWSRKTIAELIYEKYKISLPVSTLGVYLARWGFSVQRPMKRAYKQDTEKVQHWVETEFPGITERAEAENAEIFFGDETGLQNQSTCLRGYAPIGQTPVVRTEAKHIKINMLSAISNRGKLRFVLYKDNMNADKLIDFMRRLVHDSKKKVFLVLDNLRVHHAKKVMAWVEKHKEEIELFYLPPYAPEYNPDELLNSDLKRGISKKPSPRSDDELEHNVRSHLKTVQLRPNKTRGFFHSKTTKYAS; this is encoded by the coding sequence ATGAATAATGATTTAAAAACCCAAGCAGTACGGCTTAGTCCGGAAGAACAATATCAGATTCGCAAGAACATCATCCGACTATCAGAAAAAGGTAAAACGAATGAGGAAATAGCAGAAATCTTAGATGTAAGCTTGCGGCACGTCCAGAACACTAAGAAACAATACAAGGAAGGCGGGATCGCAGGGATCAAGCCCCAAAAGCGTGGTCGCCGAGAGGGTGCGAAACGAACCCTTACTCCTGCCCAGGAAAAGGAAATACAGCAAATCCTGGTTGATAAGACACCGGATCAATTGAAGTTCAAAGACTGCATGTGGAGCAGAAAAACCATTGCAGAGCTCATTTATGAAAAGTATAAAATCAGCCTGCCCGTATCTACTTTAGGGGTCTACTTGGCGCGGTGGGGATTCTCAGTCCAGCGGCCGATGAAACGCGCCTACAAGCAAGACACAGAGAAGGTGCAGCATTGGGTCGAAACTGAGTTTCCTGGCATTACTGAACGAGCAGAGGCTGAGAATGCAGAGATTTTCTTTGGAGATGAAACCGGATTGCAAAATCAGTCAACTTGCTTGCGTGGGTATGCGCCAATCGGTCAAACGCCCGTGGTTCGAACCGAAGCAAAACATATCAAGATCAACATGCTTTCAGCAATTTCCAATCGAGGAAAATTGCGCTTTGTCCTCTATAAAGACAACATGAATGCCGACAAACTGATTGATTTTATGCGGCGGTTGGTGCATGACAGCAAAAAGAAAGTGTTCCTGGTGCTCGATAATCTGCGGGTTCATCATGCTAAAAAAGTCATGGCGTGGGTAGAAAAGCATAAGGAAGAAATTGAGCTATTCTACCTGCCACCGTATGCCCCAGAATACAATCCCGATGAATTGCTCAACAGTGATCTCAAACGTGGCATAAGTAAAAAACCAAGTCCCAGGAGCGATGATGAGCTTGAACATAATGTTCGATCTCATTTAAAAACTGTGCAATTGCGTCCTAATAAAACCAGGGGGTTCTTCCATTCAAAAACTACAAAATATGCCTCTTAA
- a CDS encoding DEAD/DEAH box helicase family protein — protein sequence MNLLNKLSNTTKKSIIEPREIFMSLPQKNKAYEYPRDVQTEVWKNWFERRNQKNNIIKMNTGSGKTLVGLLILQSCLNEGKGPAVYVVPDTFLVNQVCEEARKIGISVTLNRDDYLYQDNQAILIMNVHALVNGKSVFGMNPNSNYPLGSVLIDDVHACIDTINSQFSLKLPCGHEVYNRILRIFEENLKAYDNKAYHDIVKMRDPIKNTLVPFWFWQQNFDKVYEVLSEYKTSDELNKQIYFNLPLVEDSLETCNCIITANYIEIVPSGINISKIKEFEKAERRIFMSATLSDDSVFISTFGFNENEFDQIITPENANDIGDRLILFPKHLNSRISNDDIKEKIIELSKKYNVAVIVPSKERAKYWDISGDRVAKSDNIAELTLKLKTQEHTGLIVFVNRYDGIDLPDDACRIIVIDSLPPFRSDYEKYVYSIDNSSKNLLRERIQKIEQGMGRGVRSNSDSCCVVLMGDDLTDALIRSKGYKLFSKATLEQYCLSKELWDLLKNEYSNPSVSTIFELADYSLNRDVEWIKKSRDRLSDIKYSSKPNFDKVISGQRKAFEFATSKQWLKALNVIDEIINSDIENSTKGYLFQVKASYMNFIDRSKAQEILLAGHQYNNSILNPIAGIQYNKSINHQNQAVSVNCYILKNDLNQNDYIIKTDFILMNLVFNANTECFESSLQSLGDLLGFSSTRPDKETNGAGPDNLWALGESNYLLIECKSGAVSTTISKEYCNQLGGSVRWFKKVYGKDMFNTPIMVHKSAVIEKKATMVNTMRIITIEQLEKLKNQVSMFVNALIQADNWKNTEKISILLKMYKLRGQDIIQNYTENPKQQQ from the coding sequence ATGAACTTACTTAACAAATTAAGTAATACTACAAAAAAAAGTATTATTGAGCCACGTGAAATTTTCATGTCATTACCACAAAAAAATAAGGCTTATGAATATCCAAGAGATGTTCAAACAGAAGTATGGAAAAATTGGTTTGAGAGAAGAAATCAAAAGAACAACATAATTAAGATGAATACAGGTAGTGGTAAAACATTAGTTGGATTACTAATTTTACAAAGTTGTCTAAATGAAGGCAAAGGTCCTGCGGTATATGTAGTTCCTGATACTTTTTTAGTAAATCAAGTGTGTGAAGAAGCTAGGAAAATAGGGATCTCAGTTACTTTGAATAGAGACGATTATTTATATCAAGATAACCAAGCTATTTTAATCATGAACGTACATGCCTTGGTTAATGGAAAGAGTGTGTTCGGAATGAATCCCAATAGTAATTATCCACTTGGAAGCGTTTTGATAGATGATGTTCACGCTTGTATAGATACTATAAATTCTCAATTTTCATTAAAATTACCTTGTGGGCACGAAGTATACAATAGAATACTTCGTATTTTTGAAGAGAATCTAAAAGCCTATGATAACAAGGCATATCATGATATTGTAAAAATGCGTGACCCTATTAAAAATACATTGGTACCATTTTGGTTTTGGCAACAAAATTTTGATAAAGTCTATGAAGTACTATCGGAATATAAGACATCAGACGAATTGAATAAACAGATATATTTCAATTTACCTCTTGTGGAGGATAGTTTAGAGACGTGCAACTGTATAATTACGGCTAACTACATAGAAATAGTACCAAGCGGGATTAATATATCGAAAATTAAAGAGTTTGAAAAGGCGGAAAGAAGAATCTTCATGAGCGCAACTCTTTCAGATGATAGTGTTTTTATTTCTACATTTGGATTTAATGAAAATGAGTTTGATCAAATAATTACTCCTGAAAATGCAAATGATATTGGTGATCGTTTAATTTTATTTCCAAAGCATTTAAATAGTCGAATAAGTAATGATGATATCAAAGAAAAAATAATAGAACTTTCAAAAAAATATAATGTTGCTGTAATTGTTCCATCCAAAGAAAGAGCTAAGTATTGGGACATCTCGGGAGACCGTGTTGCAAAATCTGATAATATAGCTGAATTAACTTTAAAACTTAAAACTCAAGAACATACAGGGTTAATAGTTTTTGTTAATAGATATGATGGTATAGATTTACCAGACGATGCTTGTAGAATTATCGTCATAGATTCACTTCCGCCGTTTCGGAGTGATTACGAGAAATACGTTTATAGTATTGATAACTCTAGCAAAAATCTCTTAAGAGAAAGAATCCAAAAAATTGAACAAGGAATGGGACGTGGGGTTAGATCAAATAGTGATTCATGTTGTGTAGTATTAATGGGAGATGATTTGACTGATGCTTTGATAAGAAGCAAAGGCTATAAATTATTTAGCAAAGCAACTCTTGAACAATATTGTCTTTCGAAAGAATTATGGGATTTGTTAAAAAATGAATATTCGAATCCATCAGTAAGTACTATTTTTGAATTGGCGGATTATTCACTTAATCGAGATGTGGAATGGATTAAGAAAAGTAGGGATCGCCTTTCTGATATTAAATACTCTTCTAAACCAAATTTTGACAAAGTAATATCTGGTCAGAGAAAAGCTTTTGAATTTGCAACATCAAAACAATGGTTAAAAGCATTAAATGTGATCGATGAAATAATAAACTCTGACATTGAAAATAGTACGAAAGGCTATCTATTTCAAGTCAAAGCTTCTTACATGAATTTCATTGACCGAAGTAAAGCACAAGAGATCTTGCTGGCTGGTCATCAATATAATAATTCAATCCTCAATCCAATTGCAGGTATTCAGTATAATAAATCTATAAATCATCAAAACCAAGCTGTAAGTGTGAATTGTTATATATTAAAGAATGATTTAAATCAAAATGATTATATAATTAAAACGGATTTCATTCTGATGAATTTGGTGTTTAATGCTAATACAGAATGTTTTGAAAGCTCTCTGCAAAGTCTAGGCGATTTATTAGGATTTTCATCGACAAGACCGGATAAAGAAACAAACGGTGCAGGGCCTGATAACCTCTGGGCTTTGGGTGAGAGTAATTACTTATTGATAGAATGCAAAAGTGGAGCGGTCTCTACTACCATTAGTAAAGAATATTGCAATCAATTGGGTGGTTCCGTAAGATGGTTTAAAAAGGTATACGGAAAAGATATGTTCAATACTCCAATTATGGTTCATAAATCAGCAGTAATTGAAAAGAAAGCAACTATGGTTAATACCATGAGAATTATAACAATTGAGCAACTTGAAAAGTTAAAAAATCAAGTAAGCATGTTTGTAAATGCTTTAATTCAAGCTGATAATTGGAAAAACACCGAGAAAATATCTATACTTCTTAAAATGTATAAATTAAGGGGACAAGATATAATTCAAAATTATACGGAAAATCCAAAGCAACAACAGTAA
- a CDS encoding general secretion pathway protein: protein MDASQTKEYILHQLRYAKSKSDIFSDEAISQIHKYTHGSPREINKLCTHALIYGSQQNKKILDERCIELIGKEEM, encoded by the coding sequence ATGGATGCGTCTCAGACCAAAGAATATATCCTCCACCAGCTGCGCTATGCAAAATCAAAGTCAGATATCTTCTCGGATGAGGCGATCAGCCAGATTCATAAATACACCCACGGAAGTCCCCGAGAAATCAACAAGCTGTGCACTCACGCCTTGATCTACGGAAGCCAGCAAAACAAGAAAATTCTGGATGAGCGCTGCATTGAGCTCATTGGCAAGGAGGAGATGTGA